One Malus domestica chromosome 11, GDT2T_hap1 genomic region harbors:
- the LOC103447710 gene encoding fasciclin-like arabinogalactan protein 4, with the protein MANTFPTSHFTPAALLYFLVLLSSSSSIHALNISTLLSPFPDLSSFTSLLSSSISSDLLPRSSLTLLAVPNSFLSSTSDLTRRISPSSRADVLRYHVLLEYLSPADILRLPPSGKLVTTLFQTTGRATNNFGSVNLTRNPYTGVVSIRSPAPFSPSNATVLSLVTNLPYNVSIFSVNSLLLPYGFDLMASDARPPLGINITKVLIDGHNFNVAASMLAASGVVEEFEAAEGGAGITLFVPTDTAFSNLPSTVRLQSLPANRKAVVLKFHVLPSYYPLGSLQSIVNPVQPTLATDDGGATSYTLNISRINGSMAISTGIVQAVVTQTVFDQKPVSIFGVSEVLLPKEIFGRNPIFATQPGPPLDGAPPPDIALSPESLNEPPSHLSSPPDWIRSDAATSAINGLRSLWIASCCIGLYLMV; encoded by the coding sequence ATGGCCAATACATTTCCTACTTCCCATTTTACCCCTGCGGCCCTCCTCTATTTCCTCGTCCTCCTCTCCTCGTCCTCCTCCATCCACGCCCTCAACATCTCCACCCTCCTCTCCCCCTTCCCCGACCTCTCCTCCTTCACCTCCCTCCTCTCCTCCTCCATCTCCTCCGACCTCCTCCCCCGCTCCTCCCTCACCCTCCTCGCCGTCCCCAACTCCTTCCTCTCCTCCACCTCTGACCTCACGCGCCGCATATCCCCTTCATCACGCGCCGACGTCCTCCGCTATCACGTCCTCCTTGAGTACCTCTCCCCCGCTGACATCCTCCGCCTCCCTCCCTCCGGCAAGCTTGTCACCACCCTCTTCCAAACCACAGGCCGCGCCACCAACAACTTCGGCTCCGTCAACCTCACCCGCAACCCCTACACCGGCGTCGTCTCGATCCGCTCCCCTGCCCCCTTCTCCCCCTCAAATGCCACCGTTTTGTCCCTCGTCACAAACCTCCCGTACAATGTCTCCATCTTTTCCGTTAATTCCCTTTTACTCCCCTACGGATTCGACCTCATGGCCTCCGATGCCCGCCCGCCCCTCGGCATCAACATCACCAAAGTCCTCATCGACGGCCACAATTTCAACGTCGCAGCCTCCATGCTCGCGGCATCCGGCGTCGTCGAGGAGTTCGAGGCCGCCGAGGGCGGTGCCGGAATCACCCTCTTCGTCCCCACCGACACCGCGTTCTCCAATCTCCCGTCCACCGTCCGCCTCCAGTCCCTCCCGGCCAACAGAAAAGCGGTAGTTCTCAAATTCCACGTCCTCCCCTCCTACTACCCACTCGGTTCGCTCCAGTCGATTGTGAACCCGGTCCAGCCCACATTGGCCACGGACGACGGCGGAGCCACCTCGTACACTCTCAACATCAGCAGAATCAACGGCTCGATGGCCATCAGCACCGGGATCGTCCAGGCCGTGGTCACCCAGACGGTGTTCGACCAAAAGCCCGTGTCAATTTTCGGGGTTTCGGAGGTTTTGCTGCCCAAAGAGATCTTCGGTAGAAACCCGATTTTCGCAACGCAACCCGGGCCTCCCTTAGACGGGGCTCCGCCCCCCGACATTGCCCTCTCGCCGGAGAGCCTGAATGAACCTCCGTCGCACCTCTCTTCGCCGCCCGATTGGATCAGATCAGATGCCGCTACTTCTGCAATCAATGGGTTGCGGAGCTTGTGGATTGCATCTTGTTGTATAGGATTGTATTTAATGGTATGA